A genome region from Macrobrachium rosenbergii isolate ZJJX-2024 chromosome 42, ASM4041242v1, whole genome shotgun sequence includes the following:
- the LOC136827965 gene encoding cytochrome P450 3A29-like yields MILEMLSYLWSLLRVGMTRYTVIFSIVLVVLYIVHWVRERKYQHSLFQRLGIPYVKPHLIHGSHFTLRWNNALATDVLGEWLEKYGDVFGYFVGAKPNIVVKDLDLIRQVLMKDFHNFSNRPKLVIEIQPITHTLIGLRDQRWKDVRSVLAPTFSMAKMKLIIGIMNRRVDELLGVISSHNAKEETLEWYSLFQGLTLDVICECVMAMKRNCQRDQNGDEFFALTRTFLKHAMSPALHLAHCFNVLGDVFAFINNQLAFSGRMTNMIVSHLQAVLKVRRKASSKNYIDVLQLMLEASESQSEPDGNHSNMQNGTSTLNGTTNTAKHQLPDSNLKPAKDGVKKKNLSDEEIIANAWVYMLAGFETSANAITSTAYLLACHPDIQEKLYQELCEHIEDGHEHLAYETVHKLNYLDQVFSEALRIFPPVVNFITRDTNADFQLGDYFIPSDTDIMIPVWQIHHDPKLWPEPFKFNPERFSPAVKASETRHPMSYIPFGAGPRSCPGVRFAQLEAKVAIARLIRTYRLETCEETPIPLKFHLPTVTHIPAEDVIFKAFPRE; encoded by the exons atgattttggaAATGCTGTCCTATTTATGGTCCCTCCTACGTGTGGGGATGACCCGCTACACTGTGATATTCAGTATCGTTCTCGTCGTACTTTACATTGTCCACTGGGTGCGTGAACGGAAGTACCAGCATTCGCTCTTCCAGCGTCTGGGTATACCTTACGTCAAGCCACACCTCATCCATGGCAGCCACTTCACCTTGCGATGGAACAATGCCTTGGCCACTGACGTCCTGGGGGAGTGGCTAGAAAAGTATGGCGACGTCTTCGGCTATTTTGTAGGCGCTAAGCCCAACATTGTTGTAAAGGACTTAGACCTCATCAGGCAAGTGCTGATGAAGGACTTCCACAACTTCTCCAACAGGCCAAAACTCGTCATCGAAATTCAGCCCATCACGCACACCCTCATTGGCCTGAGAGACCAAAGGTGGAAGGACGTGCGCTCTGTTTTGGCGCCAACTTTCTCAATGGCCAAGATGAAGTTGATAATCGGCATCATGAACAGGAGGGTTGACGAACTACTAGGAGTCATTTCGAGCCACAATGCCAAAGAGGAGACTCTGGAGTGGTACAGCCTTTTCCAAGGCCTCACTCTAGATGTCATCTGTGAATGCGTTATGGCCATGAAGAGGAACTGCCAGAGGGACCAAAACGGTGACGAATTTTTTGCACTGACTCGTACCTTCCTCAAACACGCAATGAGTCCCGCTCTTCATTTGGCGCATTGTTTCAATGTCTTAGGAGACGTCTTCGCCTTCATCAACAACCAGTTGGCATTCTCAGGTCGTATGACTAACATGATTGTATCCCATCTGCAGGCTGTCCTAAAGGTTAGAAGGAAAGCTTCCTCCAAAAATTACATTGATGTTCTGCAGCTCATGCTGGAGGCATCAGAATCTCAGTCTGAGCCAGATGGCAATCATTCGAACATGCAGAACGGAACAAGCACTCTCAATGGGACGACAAACACAGCAAAGCATCAACTCCCAGATTCAAACCTCAAGCCAGCCAAAGACGgcgtgaagaagaagaacctgtcggACGAAGAGATCATCGCTAATGCTTGGGTGTACATGCTCGCAGGTTTTGAGACTTCCGCAAATGCCATCACGTCGACGGCCTATCTCCTGGCCTGCCATCCTGACATCCAGGAAAAGCTCTATCAGGAACTCTGCGAACACATTGAG GACGGACACGAACACCTGGCCTACGAAACCGTGCACAAACTGAACTATCTGGACCAAGTTTTCTCAGAAGCACTGAGGATTTTCCCGCCTGTCGTCAACTTCATCACCAGGGATACGAACGCTGATTTCCAA ttggGTGACTACTTCATTCCCAGCGACACGGATATTATGATTCCAGTCTGGCAGATTCACCACGATCCTAAACTGTGGCCCGAACCTTTTAAATTTAACCCCGAAAG GTTCTCTCCTGCTGTCAAAGCGTCCGAAACAAGGCATCCGATGTCCTACATCCCCTTCGGCGCAGGACCCAGAAGTTGTCCGGGTGTTCGTTTCGCCCAACTCGAGGCGAAGGTTGCAATAGCCAGACTCATTAGGACATATCG gcTGGAGACGTGTGAGGAAACGCCCATACCCCTTAAGTTCCATTTGCCGACTGTGACCCACATTCCTGCCGAGGATGTCATTTTTAAAGCGTTTCCAAGGGAATAA